DNA from Equus asinus isolate D_3611 breed Donkey chromosome 17, EquAss-T2T_v2, whole genome shotgun sequence:
GCCTGCGGGCCACGTGGCTTCTGCCCCTCAGGAGAGCGTGTGGCCCAGACCAGCTGGCCACATAGCGATTGTGGATACAAGGTAATCCTTTTAATACAGGATGGTTCATTTTTCCCTGGAAACAGCTTTAtgagttgaaaattatttttaagagcatcttattgagatgtgatttacataaaatatagtacactcaaagtgtacaattctgtggtttttaatatagtcaCAGGGTGGTGCAACCATCTCCACgacctaattttagaacattttcatccccccCAAACAAGCCCACCTCGTTAGCAGTCAACCCCTGTGCCccgctcccccccacccccgcaagCAGCCTCTCATTACTTTCTCTCTGTGAGGTGGGTATTGTTGCTTCCATTTCCCAAATGAGGACAGCCAGAGCTCACTGGGGCTTTCAGCGGGAGGCGGGGCGTGAGCCGTTTGTGACACCCAGACCCATCCAGCGTCTCTGTGGAGAACAGACTGCTTCAGAGTCACTgctggtgaaaaggcaaaagGCAGGGCCCGTCTCCCCTTTGACACACCGTGTCAGGAGAGTGTGTGGCAGAGACTGGCTGGCCAAGTAGCAATGACAGATACAACGTCAAATTTGGAAAGCGAAAAGGTTTAGCCGTGCTCAAAAACAAGTTGAATGTCTCTATGGACCGGAAGTGAATAGAAATGTGACGTGGGGGGCTGAGGCTGCAGGCCTGCTGGGCCCGGGGTGCCCACCCTGGTCCAAGAAGCCGAAAAGGCAAATGCAGTGAGGACAACCTGCCCAGCCCACAACAGGACTCGAGCAGgtcagctcctgcctcagggcacgGACAGCCTCCATGGCGTCCACACCACCACGTAGGGCGGGATAACTCGGTGTGGCAGAGAGTGGATCCCCAGCCCTCCTTCTGGACTCACTGGGCCTCTGGCTGCACAGCTCCACATCTCCCAGCTTCTTTGGTGACGGCTGCGGCCACATAACCAAGATCTCACAATGGAACATGAGAGAGGAGGATATGCACCGCTTTCTGGCCCGTAAAAACACCCGCACGGCTTCCCCCTTACCATAGGTTGGGATGACGGCAAAGATGGATCCGTGCCCGTTGCTGCTGGGACGAATTACAACCAAGGTCGTGGCTGAAAAATGCAGAtacttacagttctggaggccggaagtctgaaatcagtttcgTTGGGCCAAAGTCAAGGCCAAAGAGAGACCCCAAGGAAGAGCCCGctgccccttccagcttctgAAGGCCACCTGCACCTGCATTCCGTGCCTCGGGGCTTCTTGCTTGAGTCACTGAGACTCaggcttctgttgtcacatctacTTCCTCTCTGTGGTGGAATCTCTCACTGCCTCCCTGTTGTGGGGACCTTGTGATCACACTCAGGACCCAACCGGATAATCCAGGAGAATCTCCAGAGTCCCTTTTtccatataaggtaatattcacatGTTCTGACGATTGCCGAATGGACATTCTCGGGGGCCGTTATTCAGCCAGCCACATTAAGGTGACAGGTAGACCTTGGAAGCCATGTGCTGGAGACGGCAGAGCCCCCACTAGCCTGGGTCCCTGCGAGACTGAACGGAACAGATCTTCCTtaccatcccctcctcctcctctgtctgaccGGGAACATACACCCTGGCCTGTTGCATGAGATGGAAATGAAATCCTGTGTTTAAGACATGATCTGCGCAGTCAATTTGTTACAGGTGTCTGGCCCACCCCAATACAGAGAGCTTGGAGGCGAGTGCAGAACAGGAAGACGGGCAGGGCCCCACAccgagggaggaagagaaaaagcaaaacaaaacgcTTCCCacttgttataaaccaatgttacctcaattaaaaaaaataaagtaggggctggccccgtggccgagtggttaagttctcacgctccgctgcaggcggcccagcatttcgttggttcgaatcctgggtgcggacatggcactgctcatcaaaccacgctgaggcagtgtcccacatgccacaactagaaggacccacaatgaaaaatatacaactatgcactgggggggtctttggggagaaaaaggaaaaaaataaaatcttttttaaaaaaataaagtaaaaaatattttaagaaacacttCCCACTTAAAAGGGAAAAGAGTTAGAGGGAGAAAACTCCCCAGGCTCTTGCTCTCTGGAGTCATGTTTACCATGGAATTATTCCCCTGCTAATTTTTCATGCCCCACTTTGCCATGTCCCTTCTAATTCAATTCCACACTTCCTCATGGTCCTACTATGATCTCATGattatagcttttcttttaatgaacttGGAATCATTTGTGGTGGAAAGGACCTAGTGATCATCTGTTTCAATACCATTAATTTCCAGGTGGGGACTAGAAGCCAGTGGATCTAAGAGatttgcccaagatgacacagctggCTGGTAATATAACCTGACAACAGTAAATTAGATATGTGGACacttttacaaagcactttcattttAGACAAATACATACATGCACTTTCTCAAATACCTAACCTGAATCAATCATCTCAGCAGTCCTATGAGGCATACATGGCGTGATTTACTATGCATAAGTGAGGAAATCACAGCAAAAAGGAATACAATAAAACTAATTCATGATAGAGCCATGACTTATTGTGGTTAATACCATGGGCATTGGTGTCAGCCAATCTGGGTGGAATTCCAGCTTTCCATTtattggttgtgtgaccttgagcaaattaacctctccaagcctaaGTATATATCACCTattaaatggggctaataatagtagctacttcATACAGCAGTTTTTCATAGAATCAAATCAGATAATGCTCATAAAGCACTTAGCCTGTGAGGTACACAGCATGCCTCCCATTAATAGCAGGTTTAATTTGTGTGTTCTGAATTGGAGTTCTTTACAACATATTATGCTGCATTACTaatccttcattaaaaaatatctgtttaagaTCATTCTCACAAacgtttcttgtcttttttttttttggtggagatcATCTACCCTGCCATTACTAGGGAAACAGAGATGTTTTAGGAAGGTCTCATTCTTGGTTTGCTCTATTTCAGTTAATATTAATTCTAGAGAGAGAGTGGTGGGTGGGGCAAtgagttaattatttaatttaactctTCCTAATAGGTTAGTAGTCAGATATTCCCACAAGTAAGAACTGTAATAGATTAATCTTTTAAATTGAACAGATtcttaagatgtttttaaaaatataacaccaaaagtataGAATTAGGGCACCCATTCAAACCATGGAGAGCATGTTTCTGGTCAATAAGAAGCATCTATGCTCCACAAATTAAATTTTGTGAGACTTAAGATGAATTGTGGCTACTCTGGGAAGAACATGGAAGACCTCAATATGCTCAAAgcttctatctgtaaaatgtggataatttcTCAACTGCCAACTTCATAtggtaatagaaaaaaatcacatccatGCAATTTAACTATATGAAGTGTAGAGTATTGTATAAATACTAATGTAATATATGTGAAGCTTACTATTTAAATTCtcctctaggggccagccctctggccgagtggttaagtttgtgcactctgatgtggcagcccaggcttttgctggtttggatcctgggcatggacgtggcaccactcatcaggccacgctgaggtggcgtcccacgtgccacaactggaaggccccacaactgaaatatacaactatgtactggggggatttggggaaaaaagcagaaagaataaaatatagattggcaacagttgttagcttaggttccaatctttaaaaaagtaaaaagtaaaaaaattctcCTCTAAAAGTATATGTccatttaaatgttctttaaattcTCTTAGTTGGACTCGAGTCTACATCGTACCCCCAAGTAAACTGGCTTTGCTGCTCCCTGGTCAAACTTAAGGTCCAGGAATATTTGGGAGACTCGGATCTCTGGAACTCAGATCCTGTCTCCCTAGACACACCATGACAGCCTGCATTTCTGAGGTCTTGCATGGTCTCTGGTAAGCTACCATAGAGCAGGCTACAGGCCAACTATGACCAGAAGTTGatgactttgacttctttctagcctCTGAGAATCTCTCTAACTCTTGACCCTATTGTGCCCCTTCTTTCTACCATTCCTTTCACCCATAcctttttcaaaattcacttcACAAGGAGGCTCAATGAGTAAGATGGAAGGAACAAGCTTATTTGGGAATAAAGCCAGatcaatctttcttcttctcctctcctgtcatattttatctttctctgtctttccttcagtctttctatctctctctttctgtgtccctccctctcatactcactctctctccctctttgaggTGGAGATTAAAagtactcattttaaaataatttttaagtttcacaacttgattttatacattattttattttattgaaatacatatAAAAGCTTAAcagttgaaaatgaataaaagacattttaaaaatcataggaGAAAGACTGTGTGGATTCCTAGGTTCTTGTCTATCTCTGCATATAATGTCTATCAGAACCTCTGTTCTCAAAATATGGGGTTTACCTACGTGGGTATAATCCTGGGAACAAACCTTTTAAACTAGATTCAATGTTCATAACACTGCCTCAAACTGATCGCTTGGTAGTGTGAGCTAAATATGATGGCACCAGGAATCAAGAAGTGAGTTTTTCACTTCTCTCTATCTAGCTGTTGTATGACCTACAAAAAGTTCTTACATGTTCTTATCTCTATTTTCCTTATAGGGGAAATAACACCTGCCCAAATATtgtttttatggaaataaatgtgTTACTCTCTTTGTCATCCTCTTGAGGGCCTCTTTGATCTCCTTGTTCCTGAAACTATAGATAACAGGGTTTAACATGGGGATTAGGATAACatagaacactgacagcaccttGTTTTGCTTCTTGGAGTGGCTAGAGTTAGGATGCAGGTACATAAAGAGGCTGGTGCTATAGAAGATTGTCACAACTACTATGTGGGAGGCACAGGTATTGAAGGCCTTGGCACTACCTTTGATGGAAGATAGTTTCAGGATGGAAGCTACAATGATTGCATGAGATAAGATGATTACCAAGAAGGAACCAAACCCAACAAAAATAGATTCGAGAGACAGAATCATTTGGCTGATGTGGGAAtcagaacaagacaaagaaataatctGGGTTACATCACAGTAGAAATTTGGAATGATGTTGGGCCCACAGTAGTAGAGACGAAAGCAAGAAACTGTTTGAACTAAGCTACCAAGGAAACCACTCCCATAGGCCCCAGCAATCAACTTatgacagaggccaggagccatGATGCTCgagtactgcagaggcctaccGATACCAACAAATCTGTCATAGGCCATGGTGGCCAAGATGCAGCATTCAGCCTGACCCATCCAGCACCCAATAAAATACTGGGTGGCACAGGCAATGAAGGAaatgtttttttcatcttttaagaagTCTGAAAGCATTCTTGGGCTATTTGAAGAAGAATAACAGATGTCTAAAAATgataggaaactgagaaaaaagtacataggcGTGTGCAGGTGGGAGTTCATCCTGATTACGATGATAAGACCCAGGTTCCAGATTAGAGTCATAAGGTAGATCCCTAGAAAGACTGGGAATAGTACACGCTGCACCTCTTTTTCATCTGAAAGTCCCAGGAGGACAAACGTGGACACAGAAGTCTCATTTCTATTCCTTTCCATGGACATGGTTAGTGTCATCTACTGACAAAAAAGATGACAGATGGAAATTATttcattctcaaaaaacaaaaacaagtattCTTCGTCTTTTTCCAGTCATGCAGCTGACTAAATATACAACTTAAATCATCATGTTGAGTTAATCTGTCTTCCACGCATGATTACTAAACTTAAATGAACAATTCCCTTCAGTAAACATTCTCATTCTCTTTGGGGACAAAAGACAGTAAATTGGCATTATGAGTACATTATCCtctgaaatgtcttaatttcatgttttaaCTTCCtagaattcacaaatatatgagaATCAGAAATAGACAAAACTGGTGAAAACTGCTATCTCTCAATATGGTGAAACAAAAATTCTCCTCACACATGGCTCTGATGTTAATCAGTGCTTGAAGAAGTCCCTGAATCATGAGGCTTCATACACCAAATGAGGATGCTGGAGTACAtgtcttttaaaatctccttCGGGGGCAAGCCCTAGGGGCCTAGCGGTTACGTTCAGTGCCCTTCACTTAGggtacctgggtttgaatcctagacACTGACCTACACCATTCTTCTGttagaggccatgctgtggtacagcccacataaaaagaaaaaaaggggaaatattGTAAATggctgttagctcaaggcaaatcttcctcagaaaa
Protein-coding regions in this window:
- the LOC139040700 gene encoding olfactory receptor 5A1-like; the protein is MSMERNRNETSVSTFVLLGLSDEKEVQRVLFPVFLGIYLMTLIWNLGLIIVIRMNSHLHTPMYFFLSFLSFLDICYSSSNSPRMLSDFLKDEKNISFIACATQYFIGCWMGQAECCILATMAYDRFVGIGRPLQYSSIMAPGLCHKLIAGAYGSGFLGSLVQTVSCFRLYYCGPNIIPNFYCDVTQIISLSCSDSHISQMILSLESIFVGFGSFLVIILSHAIIVASILKLSSIKGSAKAFNTCASHIVVVTIFYSTSLFMYLHPNSSHSKKQNKVLSVFYVILIPMLNPVIYSFRNKEIKEALKRMTKRVTHLFP